In one Novosphingobium humi genomic region, the following are encoded:
- a CDS encoding TonB-dependent siderophore receptor, with protein MPLRLVLLSTAALCALATPALAANEADADDANSIVVTGSAQRETPSATGLSLTLRETPQSVTVIDRQRIEDFALTNVNDLLAQAVGINVERVETDRTEYTSRGFDVTNFQIDGIGLPLRWGAAYGETDTILYERVEAIRGANALMTGVGNPSATINYVRKRPTKDFHLKANAQGGSWNQWRVDGDVSGALTRDGKLAIRLIYAHDQRDSYLRYNHVNRNVYGALLSYDLTPELMINAGYTRQDNNARGVLWGSLPLLYTNGSRVAYDVSASPSAPWTYWNVTDQTAFAELEWKGRNGWQARGRYTYNKRDSQAKLLYAFGYPDAATGLGVSGWPGIYRSPYEQNLFDGQASGPLKLFGREHQVSLGVSHATMHGREFSQSTLSYPSYVSVANWAVNGIYPAEGAYAAEVLSEDSRDTLTRVYGAVHANITDRLKGVFGASAIWLRSSGYNYGVDQTRRNSALSPYAGLVFDATKNISFYASYTDIYNPQKEVDVTNARLNPAKGTSIEGGIKSEWFDKRLYASAAIFRARQTGLAEAAGVFGVGDAGRVGTTYYRGVDTTARGFELEITGMITPQWSISGGYTGLEVHDRNGAPTRTYLPTKSLKLATTYSIAAFHDLKLGGQLRWQNAIRTTDSAIVAYGGVSTPVVITQNAYAVVDLMASARIAPHVRASLNLRNVGDVHYLGSLKWGQGFYAAPRSISGTISVAF; from the coding sequence ATGCCCCTGCGTCTCGTCCTGCTCTCCACCGCCGCCCTTTGCGCGCTTGCCACCCCTGCCCTTGCCGCCAACGAAGCCGATGCCGATGACGCCAACTCGATTGTCGTGACCGGCAGCGCCCAGCGCGAAACCCCTTCTGCCACGGGTCTTTCCCTGACGCTGCGTGAAACGCCACAATCGGTGACCGTCATCGACCGCCAGCGGATCGAGGATTTCGCCCTCACCAATGTCAACGATCTGTTGGCCCAAGCCGTCGGCATCAATGTTGAACGCGTCGAAACCGACCGCACGGAATATACTTCGCGCGGGTTTGACGTGACCAATTTCCAGATCGACGGCATCGGCCTGCCGCTGCGCTGGGGCGCGGCCTATGGCGAAACCGACACGATCCTTTACGAACGCGTCGAAGCCATTCGCGGCGCCAATGCGCTGATGACCGGCGTGGGCAATCCCTCAGCCACGATCAATTACGTCCGCAAACGGCCGACCAAGGACTTTCACCTTAAAGCCAATGCGCAGGGCGGCAGTTGGAACCAGTGGCGCGTCGACGGCGATGTTTCAGGCGCGCTGACGCGGGATGGCAAGCTGGCCATCCGCCTGATCTATGCCCATGATCAGCGCGATTCCTATCTGCGCTACAACCATGTGAACCGCAATGTTTACGGCGCGCTGCTCTCCTATGACCTCACACCCGAATTGATGATCAACGCCGGCTATACGCGGCAGGACAACAATGCGCGCGGCGTGCTCTGGGGCTCGCTCCCCCTGCTCTACACCAATGGCTCGCGGGTTGCCTATGATGTCTCGGCCAGCCCTTCGGCGCCCTGGACCTATTGGAACGTCACCGACCAGACCGCTTTTGCCGAACTGGAATGGAAGGGTCGCAATGGCTGGCAGGCACGCGGGCGCTATACCTATAACAAGCGGGATTCACAGGCAAAACTGCTCTATGCCTTTGGCTATCCCGATGCCGCGACCGGGCTGGGCGTGAGCGGTTGGCCGGGCATCTACCGCTCTCCCTATGAACAGAACCTCTTCGACGGTCAGGCCTCCGGCCCGCTCAAACTCTTCGGGCGCGAGCATCAGGTGTCGCTGGGCGTGTCGCATGCCACGATGCATGGCCGCGAATTTTCGCAATCCACGCTGTCCTACCCATCCTATGTCTCGGTCGCGAATTGGGCGGTGAACGGCATCTATCCGGCCGAGGGCGCCTATGCCGCCGAAGTCCTCTCCGAGGACAGCCGCGACACGCTCACCCGCGTCTATGGCGCGGTGCATGCCAATATCACTGATCGGCTCAAAGGGGTGTTCGGGGCCAGCGCGATCTGGCTGCGCTCGTCGGGCTATAATTACGGCGTCGATCAGACCCGCCGCAATTCCGCGCTCAGCCCTTATGCGGGCCTCGTCTTTGACGCGACCAAAAACATCTCCTTCTACGCCAGCTATACCGACATCTATAATCCGCAAAAGGAAGTGGATGTCACCAACGCCCGTCTGAACCCGGCCAAGGGAACCAGCATCGAGGGCGGCATCAAAAGCGAATGGTTCGACAAGCGCCTTTATGCCAGCGCCGCGATTTTCCGCGCGCGCCAGACCGGTCTGGCCGAGGCGGCGGGCGTGTTCGGCGTGGGCGATGCGGGCCGGGTCGGCACCACCTATTACCGGGGCGTGGACACCACCGCGCGCGGGTTCGAACTGGAAATCACCGGCATGATCACCCCGCAATGGTCGATCAGCGGCGGCTATACCGGCCTTGAGGTCCATGACCGGAACGGGGCGCCCACCCGCACCTATCTGCCGACAAAATCGCTGAAACTGGCCACGACCTACAGCATTGCGGCCTTTCATGATCTCAAACTTGGCGGCCAATTGCGCTGGCAGAACGCCATCCGCACGACCGACAGCGCGATTGTGGCCTATGGCGGGGTCAGCACCCCGGTGGTCATCACGCAAAACGCCTATGCCGTGGTCGATCTGATGGCCAGCGCCCGCATCGCGCCCCATGTTCGCGCCAGCCTCAATCTGCGCAATGTCGGCGATGTCCATTATCTGGGCAGCCTGAAATGGGGTCAGGGCTTTTACGCCGCCCCGCGCAGCATATCGGGCACGATCTCGGTGGCGTTCTGA